GGCGTCATCCTGGGGGCCGACGTGCGGGCGGTGGTGGTACGCCCCGGGACGCACGTCGTGACGTGCGCGACACCACGCCCGTGAGACGCACGACAACCGGGGCTCTTTCCGCGAGCGAGGACTGGTCTTCAACGATCCATGACCTAACATGAACGAATGACCCATGTGCTGCTGGCTGAAGACGACCCGGCGATCGCGGAGCCTCTCGCGCGTGCGCTGACCCGTGAGGGTTACAGCGTGGTGGTGCAGGGGACCGGGCAGGGTGCCATCGACGCTGCGCCTGGCGTGGACCTCGTCGTCCTCGACCTGGGCCTGCCGGACATGGACGGCCTCGACGTCGCCCGCGCGATCCGCTCGCAGGGCCTGACGACCCCAGTGCTCGTCCTGACGGCGCGCGCCGACGAGGTGGACCTCGTCGTCGGCCTCGACGCGGGCGCCGACGACTACGTGACGAAGCCGTTCCGGCTCGCCGAGCTGCTCGCCCGCGTCCGGGCGCTCCTGCGCCGCACGCACGGCGAGGTCGAGACGGACGAGGAGCTCCGTGCCCAGGACGTCCGTGTCGACGTCTCCGCGCACCGCGCCTTCCAGGGCGAGCACGAGCTGCACCTGACGACGAAGGAGTTCGAGCTCCTGCGGGTGCTCGTCGCGAACGCGGGCTCCGTCGTCGTGCGTGACGCGCTCATGCGCGAGGTCTGGGGCTCCGAGCTCGTCGGCTCGACGAAGACCCTCGACATGCACGTCTCGTGGCTGCGCCGCAAGCTCGGCGACGACGCGAACGCGCCGCGCTACATCTCGACCGTCCGGGGCATGGGCTTCCGCTTCGAGACCGGAGAGCACTGACCTTGCGTCGCCGGATGATCCTGGCCACCGTCTCGGCGGTGGCCGTCGCGGTCATCCTCCTCGGCTTCCCGCTGGCCTTCCTCGGTGCACAGCTCGTCAAGGACAACGAGCTGCGCGAGCTGCAGATCCGCGCGACGAACATCGCGCGCGCGGTCGAGGGTCGGCTCGGCCGTGAGGACCCCGTCACCCCTGACGTCCTCGAGCCGTACGTCGGCGGCGAGGGCCGCCTCGGTGCCTACATCGAGGTCGTGCTGCCCACGGGCGAGCGCGTCACGGCGGGCGAGGAGGTCGAGGGTCGCCGCCAGATGGTTGGCGCGCTCGGCTCGAGCAGCAACACGCTCGTCTACGTGTACGTCCCGTACTGGGACCTGTACCTGCGCTCCGTGCAGATCATCATGCTCGTCGTCGTCGCGGCCGTCGTCGCGCTCGGCGCGAGCATCCTCGTGGCGATCTGGCAGGCGAACCGCCTCTCCGCGCCGCTGCTGTACCTCGCGGCGTCGGCCGAGCAGATCGGCTCCGGCCAGGTGCGGCCGCGCGTCGAGCCGTCCGGGGTCGAGGAGATCGACCTCGTCGCCGCCGAGCTCGTGCGCAGCTCGGACCGTCTCGCGCAGCGCCTCGCGGTGGAGCGGCAGTTCTCGTCGGACGCGTCGCACCAGCTGCGGACCCCGCTGACGGCACTGACGATGCGCATCGAGGAGATGGCGCTCGCGGCCCCCGACAACGAGGAGATCCAGGAGGAGGCCCGCGTCTCCCTCGAGCAGGTCGAGCGTCTCGTCACGGTCGTCGACGACCTGCTCGCCCGCACGCGCCGCGCGCTCGGGGGCAACAACGAGGCCGTGCGTCTCGCGGACATCGTGAACCAGCAGGTCGAGGAGTGGGGCCCGACGTTCGAGGCGCTCGACCGTGAGCTCGTCGTCGACGTCGACCCTGCGACCATGGTGCTCGCGACGCCGGGCGGGCTCGCCCAGGTCCTCGCGACGCTCGTGGAGAACTCGCTCAAGCACGGCGGCGGCACGACGACGGTCCGCTCGCGCGCGAGCGGCACGAGCGGCGCTGTCGTGATCGAGGTGTCGGACGAGGGGCCTGGCGTCCCGGACGAGCTCGCCCCGCACATCTTCGAGCGTGAGGTGACGTCGGGCGCCGGCACCGGCCTGGGCCTCGCGCTGGCCCGCGACCTCGCGGCGGCCGACGGCGGTCGGCTCGAGCTGTCGCAGCGCCGCCCGCCGGTGTTCTCGCTGTTCCTGTCAGGCGTCCCGAAGTCGCTCGACCCGTCGGTCGTCCTTCCCGTGGGGTCGGTCGTCTCGTCGGGGTGGAGCCGTCGTCGGCGTCCGCCGACCTGATCGGCAGCGCGCCCCAGCCCTGCCCCGCCCGCGCTGGACGCCGCTGACGCCCGTCCGCCCAGCTCCCGGGCACGCTCAGTGCGTCACGCGCAGCTCGTCAGGCCCCGTGCGTCAGGCGCAGGGCCTCGTGCTCAGGGCGTCGGAGGCGCGGGCGTCGGCGAGGCAGGCGCCGGCACCTCGGTCGCCAGTGCGGCGGCGGGCTGAGGGGCGGCGTCGTCGCGCACGTTCGTGAACACGAAGGTGCGGTAGGCGACGTACCGGAAGACCATGCCGAGCACCAGGCCGACGACGTTGGCCGCGATGTTGTCCGCGAGCGGGGAGTCGAGCCGCAGGACGTAGCGGCTCACGCCGAGGCACGCGACAGCGATGAGCATGCCGCCGACGTTGACCAGGACGAACGACACGAGCTCGCGACCATGGTGCTTCTGGCGTCGCGCGGAGAACGTCCAGTAGCGGTTCCCGAGCCACGACACGAGCGTCGCGACCGCGACCGAGACGACCTTGCTCGTCAGCGGCTTGTGGCCGAGAACCTGCCCGGGGCCGAACATGAGCAGGTTGAACAGGCCCGTGTCCACGACGAACGCGACCGCGCCGACGGAACCGAAGCGGAAGAGCTCGGCCAGGCGGCTCACGACGGCGGAACGGGTCACCATGGTGACCGAGCGTACGCCGTCCTGCGGACTGCCCGGTGGCGTGACGGGCTGTCGTCTACCCTGGGTTCCCGTGAGCACACCGGTCGTGGCAGTCGTGGGTGGGGGCCAGCTGGCCCGGATGATGGCGCCGGCCGCCGGGGAGCTGGGCGTGCACCTGCGGGTCCTCGTCGAGGCGCCCGGCGCGTCCGCCGGGCAGGTCGTCGCGGACACCCCCGTCGGCGCGGCGTCGGACGCCGCCGCCGTGCGTGCGCTCGTCGCAGGGACGAGCACGGACGGGTGGGACGCGCCCCTCGGGCGCGCGCGCGCCGACGTCCTCACCTTCGAGCACGAGCACGTGCCCGGCGAGATACTCGCCGAGACGGTCGCCTCCGGCGTTCCCGTGCACCCCGGGGCGCACGCCCTCGTGCACGCCCAGGACAAGATCGTCATGCGTGAGCGCCTCACGGCCCTCGGCGTCCCGTGCCCCGCGTGGGCCGCGCTGCCGCGCGACCCCGAGGAGGCCGCGGCCGCCCTCACGGCCTTCCTCGCCGAGCACAGCGGTGACGACGGACAGGCGGTCCTCAAGACCTCGCGCGGCGGCTACGACGGCAAGGGCGTGCGCCTCGTCGCTGCGGCCGAGCAGGCGACGGACTGGTTCGACGGCGTCGTCGCAGGCGGCCCCGCGCTCCTCGTGGAGGAGAAGGTGCCGTTCACGCGCGAGCTCGCGGTGCTCGTCGCGCGCCGCCCCTCGGGCGACGCGGTGACCTACCCCGTCGTCGAGTCCGTCCAGCGCGACGGCGTGTGCGCGGAGGTCGTCGCGCCCGCCCCCGACCTGTCGGACGCGCTCGCCGAGGAGGCTCGCGGGATCGCGCTGACGATCGCCGAGGGCCTGGACGTGACGGGCGTCCTCGCGGTCGAGATGTTCGAGGTCGACGGTCGCGTGCTCGTCAACGAGCTCGCGATGCGTCCCCACAACTCCGGCCACTGGACGATCGACGGGGCGGTCACGAGCCAGTTCGAGCAGCACCTGCGCGCCGTGCTCGACCTGCCGCTCGGCGACACCTCTCCGCGCGCACGGTGGACCGTCATGGCGAACGTGCTCGGCTCGACGCACGCCGAGCTCGCGGACGCGCTTCCCGCGGTGCTCGCCGCCGACCCAGGCGTGCGCGTGAACCTGTACGGCAAGGACGTGCGCCCCGGTCGCAAGCTGGGCCACGTGAACGTCAGCGGGGACGACCTCGCGGACG
This genomic window from Flavimobilis soli contains:
- a CDS encoding response regulator transcription factor — its product is MTHVLLAEDDPAIAEPLARALTREGYSVVVQGTGQGAIDAAPGVDLVVLDLGLPDMDGLDVARAIRSQGLTTPVLVLTARADEVDLVVGLDAGADDYVTKPFRLAELLARVRALLRRTHGEVETDEELRAQDVRVDVSAHRAFQGEHELHLTTKEFELLRVLVANAGSVVVRDALMREVWGSELVGSTKTLDMHVSWLRRKLGDDANAPRYISTVRGMGFRFETGEH
- a CDS encoding ATP-binding protein encodes the protein MRRRMILATVSAVAVAVILLGFPLAFLGAQLVKDNELRELQIRATNIARAVEGRLGREDPVTPDVLEPYVGGEGRLGAYIEVVLPTGERVTAGEEVEGRRQMVGALGSSSNTLVYVYVPYWDLYLRSVQIIMLVVVAAVVALGASILVAIWQANRLSAPLLYLAASAEQIGSGQVRPRVEPSGVEEIDLVAAELVRSSDRLAQRLAVERQFSSDASHQLRTPLTALTMRIEEMALAAPDNEEIQEEARVSLEQVERLVTVVDDLLARTRRALGGNNEAVRLADIVNQQVEEWGPTFEALDRELVVDVDPATMVLATPGGLAQVLATLVENSLKHGGGTTTVRSRASGTSGAVVIEVSDEGPGVPDELAPHIFEREVTSGAGTGLGLALARDLAAADGGRLELSQRRPPVFSLFLSGVPKSLDPSVVLPVGSVVSSGWSRRRRPPT
- a CDS encoding GtrA family protein, whose translation is MVTRSAVVSRLAELFRFGSVGAVAFVVDTGLFNLLMFGPGQVLGHKPLTSKVVSVAVATLVSWLGNRYWTFSARRQKHHGRELVSFVLVNVGGMLIAVACLGVSRYVLRLDSPLADNIAANVVGLVLGMVFRYVAYRTFVFTNVRDDAAPQPAAALATEVPAPASPTPAPPTP
- a CDS encoding 5-(carboxyamino)imidazole ribonucleotide synthase yields the protein MSTPVVAVVGGGQLARMMAPAAGELGVHLRVLVEAPGASAGQVVADTPVGAASDAAAVRALVAGTSTDGWDAPLGRARADVLTFEHEHVPGEILAETVASGVPVHPGAHALVHAQDKIVMRERLTALGVPCPAWAALPRDPEEAAAALTAFLAEHSGDDGQAVLKTSRGGYDGKGVRLVAAAEQATDWFDGVVAGGPALLVEEKVPFTRELAVLVARRPSGDAVTYPVVESVQRDGVCAEVVAPAPDLSDALAEEARGIALTIAEGLDVTGVLAVEMFEVDGRVLVNELAMRPHNSGHWTIDGAVTSQFEQHLRAVLDLPLGDTSPRARWTVMANVLGSTHAELADALPAVLAADPGVRVNLYGKDVRPGRKLGHVNVSGDDLADVRRRALAAAAILRGE